The nucleotide window ATCTTCTTTAAGAAAAGCTATagctacttccttttttttttttggtccacacctgtggcatatgaaagttcccaggccagggatcaagtctgagctGTATACATCCCTGCTCAGGCTTGGGATCTAATGGGCAACACCACAGAGATGCTTTTAACCCAATACAGGAActccgtttctttctttttcttggatgTTCTTATCAGAAATTTGTCCGTTTTAATGGCTTTTtcaaagcttgatttttttttttttctttttgctatttctttgggccgctcccgtggcatatggaggttcccaggctaggggtcgaattggagctgtagcccctggcctacgccagagccacagcaacgtgggatccgagctgcagtctgcaacctacaccacagctcacggcaattgagcaagggcagggaccgaacccccaacctcatggttcctagtcggatttgttaaccactgtgccacgatgggaactccctaaagcttgATTTTATTGATCATCTCTTGTAGCTTTGTTCacaatgatgatttttttctagtttcgtTTACATCTTGCTTTGATCTTTAATAACTTCCTTCTACTTATTTTGagtgtgttttattctttttctagaatttcagaTTGTATATGACATTGCCTTTTATTCATGCTTCCttctttttgaatatatttgatgaatgttTGTTATACATTTCCCTTTGAATGTCACCTTGGATATTCTTTTTGATAATGtagtgttttcattgtcattcatttaaaaataaattttgttatgaTTTCATCTTCAATTTCAGAGGTAATGAGTTCGAAAATTTCCAGGTAGATAGATTTATTTCTTTGCGTCTGTTggattaatttcttattttgagatGTTGCGGAAAACGGAtgtggtttggttttgttcttcagaatttgAGGTTCCACTGATTTGTAGATTTATCAGTTACtccttgtttttaatattttttgaagcatATGTCAGGATCATATCAATTGTACTTTTTTATGCacatgacataattttttttggtccccTTATAATGCTTTTTGTTTGAATTCTTGTCAGTCTGCTAGTATTGTATTTGCATTCTGTTAGCATTTGCTTGATTCAGTGGAGTAACATTGCCCAGGCATTTATTTTGCTTACCCAAATTCAACTATATAAATGTGGCAAATCAGTTAATAAGCGGTGCCATGGCTCTACTCTCTGATTTAGTCAGTGACTATATAATTCCAAGTGAGCTCAGGGCTGGAGATCACTGTTTGGATGGGCACCTCTTATAGTGTGAGCACAATAGCCCTTGTTAAATGCAGTGCTGGTCTTGAAACATAAGGTTTGACTTTTACTGTATCATGTTTCCTAAATGAAGTTAACCGCTCTATCAGTTTCCAGTGAGATGCTTAAGATTTTGACTTGTTCATTTTTGACTGAATGCCATTTTCACCTTAAAACATTTAATTCCTCCTCATGATGGGACTACATTGTGGGTGTTTTACCACTAATTTACCTTCAGTCTGTTTGTTTAATCTTATTTTAGGTGTATCTTTTTTACATAAGCATATAgttgaattttctctttaatctgGAAAGAAATTTGACCTATTTGTGATTACTGATGTTTGTATTCATTCctgtcatttctttgttttgtatttacttttttttctctttgtttttgaacttttttttcccccctagttGTTTGAAGGTCATAtgtcattttctcttcttctggagTTACCTGTAAGTTTTTAATGCGTTTAAACCATCACTTCTTTattcttatttagaaataatCAGAATCTATATCTTCCGTTCCCCAACAAGACAGAACTGCTGCTTGCTTTGActtccctctcctttctgttctctcttcGACTTCCTATGTTGAAATCATGTAAGTATTTTAGTTCTGGATTGCTTATTTCCTAAAAGTCAGCATGTATTGCTTCCTGTGCTTATCATTGTTTATTATGGCTCATATATTCTtggatgctttaaaaaattgtgttggagTACATCTACTAATTATTTCAGAGAAGATCTTTGAACAGTAAATACTGAGCTCTCTCATGTGTGAAAATGTCTTTCTTCTGCACTTCCGTGAAAGCTGATTTGGTTGGATATGAGTTTCACATTGTTTTCCTTATAACTTTGCCATTGCTCTTTTGTTTTCTAGCATCTGTGCTGCTGATGAAAAGTCTAATTTTACCATTGTGTGATTTATGTGTCTTCGTAGGAATTCACTTTTCTCCTTTGGAAGTTTTTGAGATTTCCTGTAATTTCAGTAGGATGTGACTATAAGTTTCCCCTTTCTCCGATTATTAACTCCATTTAACACTTAGTGGATCTTTCAGTCCGGTGATTCCTGCCCTCACCTGTTTCCCCCAGAGAATTTCTAGAACTCACATAACAGACGTTGGACTTTGTGGTTCTGTGTTCTGTATATCTACCTTTCTTTCATACTCAAGAGGCATTTTGGGAGcatttcttagttttgttttccattcttttttttttttttctgtgcccattttgttgttaaattatctgttgaattttattttggaaatgagtatgtttttctttcctaaaagtgTCTTTATTGGATATAATttgcatacaataaaatatatccaCTTAAAGTATATGGTTCCATGTGTTTTGACAGAGAGCTACTCCTGTGAAGCTCCCCTCTCACCCCCAACAGTTAACATTTGGGCTATCACAGAAAGTTTTCTCCTGTCCCTGTAtagtcctctctcttcttcccccagCCTATGATCGACTTTCTATCATTTGCAGAAAcgattattttgcattttcttgagttCATGTAAATGGACTCATTTAGCATGTAGCtttttgtgcttatttattttttttggctgtgcctgtggcatatggaagttcccaggccagtggaaCACTAGGGAACTGCCAGAAGTTTCTTTCACTCagcctgttttttatttttattttttattttattataatatttttagggctgcacccatggcacatggaagttcccaggctagggtctaatcggagctacagctgccagcctacaccacagtcacagcagtgctgcagctgagccatgtctgcaacctgcaccacagctcacggcaatgcctgatccttaacccactgagcgaggccagagatcgaacctgcatcctcatggatactagtcggattcattattgctgagccacaaaggaaacttccACTCAGCCTGTTTTTTAGAGTCACTTAAGTACATtgtccctccttcccctttttgGTTTGGGAAGCTTCTCCCCCTCACAActaggaaattaacattgatacaGTTCACAGATCTTAGTTAGATTTAACCAGTTTTACATAAACTctcttgtgtatgtgtgtttagttCTATGTAATTTAATCACATGTGTAGATTCTTCCAGCCACAACCACGGTTGACAgtcatttcttaatttctaatttttcttcagcTTATCGTTCATGGGTAAATCTCATTTTACCTTGGAGAATATTTATGGttctttttaaagtctctgtTTGTTCCTGCAACTCTTTCTTCAGATATTTAACTTCTCATTTTTGTGGTGTTGATTTCCCTTTTGGTGACTCTAGTTTGTAAAGTGATCATCTCTGGTTTGAGGATTGCTGTTCTTCTGTCAGTAGGTGTTTGCCGCTCTGTCAGGATGGATTgtaggggagagaagggaaacacGTCCAGATGCGGGGGCTCCTCACTTCTGAGTAATAGCAGTTCCCTGGATGCCATACTGCTTCTTGGGCTCAAGTGCCTATGCTCAGTGCAGACATTGCAGGGGGAGGAGGTTAGTGGTTCTCAGTAAAGGGAAGCTACTGACCTGTGTGTTGTGCCAAGTGCATTTCCCCACCAGATCACCTGTGACTGCACCAGCCTGCTCCTGTTCCTGTGGCAGCCCCCATTGACAGCTTGGATGGAGCACCCCTCTGCTCCGTCTACCTTTGTAGCTGCTTccaatttttatagcatttttcttttgagggttCTGGACAGTTATTGCCTCTAATCAACTGCTGATATTATCACTTGTTTCtcagaattatttaaattaattaattgattttttttggctgtgtccgaggcatatacaagttcctgggccagggatcaaacctgagcaacagcagtgacaatgctgaatccttaaccactaggccaccagggtactcccatctcagaattattttagaaaatcaatGTCTAGATCTTTAGTCATTTTTAGGATTTAAGGTGGGAGGAGAAGGCATGTGTAGCTAATGtagtttatctttaaaaattttttttaaaaaattttatggccgcatcctcggcatatggaagttcccaggccagggatagaatctgagccacaacgtgacctatgctgcagctgcggcgacactggatctttaacccactgcaccaggctggggattgagcctgcgcctccctgcacctccacagtgatccaTGCTGAtgcagcttaacccactgcaccacagcaggaactccaatcttgaTCCAAACTCTTGAAGCCATTTTTTGGGATGGATTGTTGGGGAATGGACATTAACTCTGAAACAGCTGTTGAAATCTGTTGAAACCTTATATTGATAGATTGATTAACATCAGGTTTTGAGAGAAGTTGACTGCTGGAGCTTATATGTTAACATAGAGTTGGGAATTTCTTCTGCCCTTTATTTCAGTGCTAAACTAGAGTTCTGAAAAGTCTCAGTATTTCTTCTTGGGACTGAGGGGAGGGATGAAGATTttcattctcaatttttttttttcagagttgagGATAATGGGTagtcattttcctattttttttaatatttcacagcGCGCTTTGGGCTTGTCTGTATAAGAGGTTTGAGTTGGCTTAACATtgtgatatttttcaaaagaaaatttttattttttttttgagatttttcttccaggTCAGACGGAATCATATTTCTTCTCCCCTACCTAAACCTTTTTGTTTATATAGTTCTTGGAAACCTCAGGGTATGAGATCAATTTTTAATCTAATAAGTATAAATGTAGTTCTCAGAAAAAAAAGCtgttctgacttttttttccttcctatgtAGTTTTTCCTTGGTTTGGCTTGGATATTGGTGGAACCCTGGTCAAGCTGGTTTATTTTGAACCCAAAGACATCACTgctgaagaagaagaggaagaagtggaAAGTCTTAAAAGCATTCGCAAGTACCTGACCTCCAACGTGGCTTACGGGTCAACGGGTATTCGGGATGTGCACCTGGAGCTGAAGGACCTGACTCTGTGTGGACGCAAAGGCAATCTGCACTTTATACGCTTTCCCACTCATGACATGCCTGCTTTTATTCAAATGGGCAGAGATAAAAACTTCTCGAGTCTCCACACTGTCTTTTGTGCCACTGGAGGTGGAGCGTACAAATTTGAGCAGGATTTTCTCACAGTATGCATTTTTTAGCTTATATACAACTTATGGTAATCTGATTGTTAGAAATAATTCCAACAGCAGGTGGTGGAATCATTTCCATCTCTAATGAAACTTGAATTTTCTTGAGTCACATTAAGATTGAATATAAATTAGGGATGGGAGTCGCCATCTAGAGATTGTTGTATAGTTTACTTTTTGGCCCAGTTCGGATGAGTTGATGAGAATCACAGCCACTAAGAGCATAGCATTTGGTGGTTCTTTTGGTATGAGAAAATCGTCAAGCTGTGGTAAGCAGAGTCAGGAATTCCCTATGAGGAACAAGATCATTGTCTTGAACAATGAGattgaaaaatcatttaaagaaattaatgtcATTTTATGTCATaaaattgtttccagttttttctaCCACAGAATTTACCTTATCCCCCTTATTTGTTTCTTGGAaagtttactattttaaaaatacaaggaacTCTGGTCCAAAATGGTGTTTTTCAGGCCTCAGGGCCAGTGAGAGATGGTTGACAGAGTTTCCTCTCCCCAAATGCCTTTTGAAATGTTCTGTGCTGCACACTTGTTAACAGGAGTCTGGACACTAGGGGGCGTAGCAGTGGAcacttgattttgttttcattcagtgAACACTGTGTAAGGCCTTGAGGCTAGGGCCTTTGAGGGTGGACGTGGGGGTAGATGGGAGAATTGACAAGCGAATTGGCCAACACTCACCTTCAGGGTGCAATGTAGATATAAAATATCTTCAGTGACCATGTTTTTAATGCCTCCAATGAAAATGTTACTACAGAGATTCTGCCTTTgcctaaattatttttcatttctttttttccccttgtgtgtCATTGTATGGTTTGTGACTTtgtcttctatttcctttctcctgtAACTGACCCATAATTTCTCCCATAATCATAATACGGAAttgacatgaattttttttagtggtggtggagcatgtggaagtccctgggccagggctcaaacagTGCCCCAGCAGTTTGACCCAAGCCGCTGcggtgacaatactggatccttaacctgctgcaccacaagagaactccatgaatTTTTAAACTAGGTTTTACATTGTCTACTTGAGTTTTTCTTGGTGGTGGGttttcagtggtttcctttcTACCTGAGAGTAACTGGGAAGGTAGCCTGAGGAGTGGAGGTCCCCCTCCTTTGCAGTCATGGTGACCCAGGATTATAACTGATAGGGAAAGGCGGAAACCTCTTTTATTTCTAGGATCCTATAGAGATGCCTTTGGAACATATTTGAAAACCATGCAGGCTGTTAGTAGAGGTATTGTGTTGTGTGGTCATCCAAGGAGAAGGGCAGAGTAGATTGTAGACCTTAGGAATTGAGGTTTCTCACCTGTATGGACAAGTGCTATCTTTGAAAATTGTATGAAAATGAAATACCTAACAGATTAGGAGTGACTAACAGTTCATACCccacagtgaaatattttaaaaaatacagagtttACCCTGTTTCTTTTTAAGTGTGAATCAGATTTCCTCACATTGCACTGAGTTTGCTTGTTGCTGCAACACCTGTTGAGTAACTTGAGTTAGTGAAATAACCTATATATTTAGTCATCTAACTATATCAGTTAGGCTGGGGTTCATTAAGAATAATAGCATAGCAGGACATTTTGGGATTATAGGAATTACGAGAAAGATAAAGATACAAGGGCAGAAAACTACTTTGATTCCAAAAGGCCAGCAGTGTAAAATGATTtggctttgaaatgaaaatactggCACTTGAGATTTAAGTGTCAGGAAGTCGGAATTGAATTCAGTATGGCAGAAAGGGCGTGAGCAGATGAAATAAGGGCAGTGGTGAACCGTATTCAAGGGCTTCGGTTTGATCACAGGAGTAATTTAACATTCATACTTAAGGATTAAGGATTAAGAGGAAGTTACCTATTAGCTTCCATCATCTCTGGATCAGAATAAATTGAGTGTAGATGCATTCAAATGAGTTGGATTAAAAGGGGAGAACTTGCAAAGCTCAACTTGGCTGTAAACAGAAATAGGTGCTTGAGGAGGCTGAGGCGTCGTTTCATCTGTCACATACCTTGAGGAGACAACGCTGGAATACTCAGATGGGATAGAGGTTCACAGAGTAAAAAATGCAAGTTTATATCATCTCTCCACTGTTAAAAGTTTATgtatctttttagtttttctgggCGTGAATATGTatgacacatacatgtacatataaacatgcttttaaaaataggcaaattggatcatgttttataaaatacttctcagctatttttttggggggatactAAAAACATGTCTAAGAGTTCTTgccatttcaattctttttttttttttttttggtctttttagggctgcacctgaggcatatggaagttcctaggctagggtcgaattggagctgcagattctggcatataccacagccacagcaacacccggaatccaagctgcatcagcaacctacactgcagtttggggcaatgccggatccttaacccactgagtgaagccagggatcgaacctgcatcctcatggttactagtcaggtttgttactgttgaaccataacaggaactccaagatccttTTTATTCTTAATCGATATGGCATGTTCCATAATATGAATAGTAATTTAATCATTCCCTTATTAATtacttaaatgaaattaaattggttacagtgttttgaattttgattctGCTCTCATCCTCACCCCCGGAGGCTGTAACCAGTTTAAATAGTGAAAAATTTTACCTTCTAATTGGATGCTTTCAGCGCTTTGCCCATaggttattaataataaaatgtggcCTGCTTTGATCTTGTTCTGTGGCCTTGAAGATGGTCTTTGGAAGGTAGACATTGGAGACCCTGCGGCTCCCACTATGTCTTACTTAGAGtccccttctttttgttttgttttgttttgtttttagggccgcacctgcagcagcatatggaggttcctaggcttggggttgaatcggagctatagccggatctgagccatgtctgttacctataccacagctcacgacaacaccagatccttaacccactgagcaaggccagggatcgaacctgcatcctcatggatgctagtcagatttgattcctctgagccatggcgggaactccagagttcgCTTTTTGATGGGGCTGTGACTCAGCTGTGCTCCTGTCTCACAGTCCCTGTAAGCAGACATCTCTTTTTTTGCCTGGGTTTTTTGGCACATTCCTCCAGCTGCCACAGTGGTTTGTAGGTAGAGTCTCTTTGGGTCTGTGGGAGCAGGAATCTGTCTTGTCTGTCCATTCCTATATTTGTTGTCTCCAGATACCTGTGCTGTAAAGCATGCACAAATAATACATATCCATGAACACGTTTATGGTTTGTCTTATAGAGGGGTGCCTTAttaaacagtttttatttctgtttggcttgtttaaaaatctgaatacattttaatttcattacagATAGGTGATCTTCAGCTTTGCAAACTCGATGAACTAGATTGCTTAGTAAAAGGAATTTTATACATCGACTCAGTTGGATTCAATGGACGGTCACAGTGCTATTACTTTGAAAACCCTGCTGATTCTGAAAAATGTCAGAAGTTACCATTTGATTTGAAAAATCCATACCCTCTGCTACTGGTGAACATTGGCTCTGGGGTTAGCATCTTAGCAGTATATTCCAAAGATAATTATAAGCGGGTCACGGGTACCAGGTAGGTCTTTTATATAAAGGTCATTGTTTATTCTTGATGTAATAATGGGTTAAAACTGAGTTTTCAGGTATTGAATATAAGTGCATCAAGAGCCTgttaaaattatgtgaaaaatatgtttctttggGATTATGCAAGCAAATACTGTTTCTCTTTGGAAATTTTGATTTCATGATCTACTTTTCTTTAGTCTGTTGCTGAAGATTTCATTACCATGGTTTCATAAAATAGGTCATCAACAGACTCACTGAG belongs to Phacochoerus africanus isolate WHEZ1 chromosome 3, ROS_Pafr_v1, whole genome shotgun sequence and includes:
- the PANK2 gene encoding pantothenate kinase 2, mitochondrial isoform X3, coding for MLKSFFPWFGLDIGGTLVKLVYFEPKDITAEEEEEEVESLKSIRKYLTSNVAYGSTGIRDVHLELKDLTLCGRKGNLHFIRFPTHDMPAFIQMGRDKNFSSLHTVFCATGGGAYKFEQDFLTIGDLQLCKLDELDCLVKGILYIDSVGFNGRSQCYYFENPADSEKCQKLPFDLKNPYPLLLVNIGSGVSILAVYSKDNYKRVTGTSLGGGTFFGLCCLLTGCTTFEEALEMASRGDSTKVDKLVRDIYGGDYERFGLPGWAVASSFGNMMSKEKREAVSKEDLARATLITITNNIGSIARMCALNENINQVVFVGNFLRINTIAMRLLAYALDYWSKGQLKALFSEHEGYFGAVGALLELLKIP